The Desulfomonile tiedjei genomic sequence CCTGGGTTCCGCGGCCGGCCAGGGCAAGCTTTGGTTCACCATGGCCGGTGGGACCTCTTTAGCTCTGGCAGACGTCGGCGCCTGGGTAGGGACGGACGGTGCGTCTCCTCCGATAGGAGGCGTGATTCGGCGACAGGGAACTAATAAGCCTGACACTATTACCCTGAAAAGCTTCAAGCCGGAGACCCAGTCGGGTACCCAGAAGAGCAAGAACCAGCGTACGGTTACTCTGGAGTTCCCGGCCGGGGTTGGCGGGAACGTCGCGCCTGCCGTATCTTACAGACTGATCGCCAGCGCAGCCGACCGAGATGCCTTTCCTATAGGCAGCAAGCCTCAACTGGGCACTCTTATGCGCAACGGTCTTCCCAATTCAGGCGCGGGTCTTCCTCTTATAGGGGGATGGGAGGGGCAACAGCCATCGCCGGTGAAGGTCACTGATTTTCAGGTTCGATGCGGCTTTGCAAGAGGAGTAACCTGCAACTTTGCGCAGTACTATCAGGATAAAAGCACGGCTTGCTGGGCCCCTGACAGCGGTAATGCCCTCGGGGACCTTGGGTGGGAGATAGGCAACCTCCGGGTAATCGAGGTGACGATTAAATATATTGTCATCGACAGGGGCGGCGGCGCCGACTATCCCAACCCGGCCGGCTACCCCGGCCCGGATCCGCGGCGGGGGACCGGAATGACAATCAAGGGATTCGGTTTGGTCGGGGATTCTACGTATGGACCCTGGGCGATGGGAGGTTCCCAGACCATAACGGTCGCGCCTCGCAATATCGTCCTGGGCCAATACCTGGGGCCGCCCAACTGAAAATGGAATGAGGTTAAGGCAATGAAGAACGAAAGAGGAAGCGCCGTTGTGATGGTGCTGCTTTTCCTTGGCGTTTTGAGCATGATCGGCGCGGGTCTTTTATTGCAAACGCAGTTGGACACGCAGTTTACTGCGGCCGTGCACTGGTCGGGCACCAGGACCGGCCAAGGGGATATGGCCGCGGCCACTCAATTCAGAAATATGCCGAAGAATCCGGACACCACTGCTTATTCCGGCAATCCCGCGGTTGTCTCTCAGTGTACCAATTGCGGACAGACCGCCACCACCCCGATTGACTATCGCTTGACCGACTATCGCTCGATTGTGATCGGCGATGCCCCGAATGCAGAATGCGCTGGATTCGGAGGGTTGACGCCAATCACAGGCGGCGGATACACCGGCCAGGTACCATTCTACTGGGTTGCGGAAGGCACCGGCAAGGCCATGCGAGGCGGAAACCCGGAATCAACCGTCCAAATGGCATGCACTAAGTGCAAGTAAGAAAAGTGTGGGAGAAGCCCCTGTAGGAATCGTCATTGAGAGAGCGCCAACCCGAAACAATGTTTATCGGTAGGACCGGCATCTTGCCGGTCTTTCTGATTGACCGGCAAGATGCCGGTCCTACCAAAAATGAGATCGCTTTCCCGCGGAACGCGAGATTCCACTCCTAGCAATGACGGATCGCATCAGGTGTGTTACGAAAATAGCAGAAAACTCGCATATACCGGTTGCCAAAAGTAATGTCCATTTGGCCGGAAGATAATCAATCTGGTCTTCTGATCGTATCTACGGGGCCTACTTTTCAAGAGCGTTGTAACGCCCGTCTTTCCCGCGAAGGCGGGAATCCAGTCCCGCGAGACGCGGGACTGGATTCCTGCCTCCTCAGGAATGACGGAATGGAGTGCTTGCCAATCGGACAAAAATTATGGCAACCGCTATAACATACCATAATTTTGGAGTTTTTGGGGTGGGGTCCGGGGAGGGCCTTTTTGTTCGCCCTCCCCGGAAAATCATCCCATAAATCTTCTCAACCGATCCACCGCACTAACTCTTTCAATTCCGCTCTGCTGGACCTGAATTCATTTATTGGGGCCATTGGGTCCGCCTTGCCCAATGCCACCGACACTATCAATTGCTTCTCTTCAGGAATGTTCAGGTGATCTTTGATTTCGTCTTCGTACGCCCGGACGAGTCCGATCGGGCACGATGCCAGCCCATGCCCGGCCGCTGCCAAAACCAGGTACCCTGCAAAAACTCCTATGTCCGCCATTCTCTCCGGGGGAAACGATTCATCCATGAACAGCAGGGCAACGGCGGGGGCTCCGTAGAAATTCAGGCTCCCTTCGTTTATGCACGTTTTGAAGTCTGAACCGGAACGCTCGACCAAAGGTGTCATGGCATCCGCGCACGCCCTGCCCCGCTGCATAAAGCGGTCGGGCAGAGGCCGCACAGCGCCGGGACCACAGCTTATGCTTCGTTCCCTGAACGCACGAATCAATCGCCGGGAGAGCCGCTTGCGCTCCTCGTTCAGCACCATGTGAATTTCCCAGGGCTGCATGTTTAATGCAGAAGGCGCTCTGGAGGCATCGGAAAGGGTCTGTTCCAGCAAGTCGCGCGCAATGGATTCATCTTTAAAGGCCCGAATGCTGTGTCGCCTTCGCAGCGCTTCGATAAGGTCCATGAAAACCTCCCACTCGACCAAGTCCGGACAATATATAGATTTTAGCGGAATTTCAACACGGTTCATTCCAACCCGGTAACAAACGTCTGAGCCGCGGAACTGTCGAGGTAGGGGTACGGTCCGGCGTGACGCTGGATGCTCTTACGGTTACGTCATGCGAATTCGCTTTCAAACAAGCAATATTCATGAGGCAAGCATGGTGGGACAGGCGTCCCGCCTGTCCAGAAAATGACAGGCAAGATGCCTGTCCCACCGGTAAGAGCGAATTGCCGCTTTGGAAAGCGAAGTGGTATCATGCGGGTCCTCGTTTCGGCCTAAACCCAGGTTGCTTTCAAACTTCGCGTTGCCTGCTGCACCCTGCCGCTCTTGATAAAAGACCGCGGAACAAGTATAGATCAGTGGCAGGAAACCTTCACGGCCGTCCGGGTTTCACGGGCGATCGATTTGAGGAGAGGATATGCGGTCAAAAAGATACGTCTTCCTGGTTGTCGGCGCTCTGCTCGTCCTGTTCTGGGGAGCGGAAAACATGGCAGCAGGAGATTTCATAGACTCATTGAGAAGTGGCTTGGACGCTGAAGACGCGGGCAATCTTGACGAAGCGCTCAGCCGGTTTTCGGAGGCAATAAAAGCCCAGCCCCACTCCGCGCACGCGTGGGCAAAACGGGGAGAAGCGCAGCTCAAGAAAGGCGACGCCCAGGCTGCTATCAAAGACCTTATCCAGGCGGTCAAACTCGATCCGGGGTACGCTGCGGCTTATATCCGGCTTGGCTTTGCTCAAAACGCGATCAACCAGTACGACAGGGCGATCGAAGCGCTGGATATAGCTGTGAAACTAGATCCCGGGTCGTCGGAGGCACTCAACACAAGAGGATTTGCTCACAACGGAAAAAACGATTACGACTCGGCAATCAGGGACTTCGACCGTGCCATTCGTCTGAATTCCAACGACGCTCGCTACTACAACAACAGAGGATTTGCTCTAAACGGGAAACACGAATACCAGACGGCCA encodes the following:
- a CDS encoding prepilin-type N-terminal cleavage/methylation domain-containing protein, which encodes MNKRNGFTILELLVTMAVFAIVAAAAIALFQFQTKASAGSNKRKFAGEAVTLALMTIQRDIERAGMGLMKQQPLALMVNDGGTDRPDELYLSYSEHVNMGLARDKTYSFFDLGSAAGQGKLWFTMAGGTSLALADVGAWVGTDGASPPIGGVIRRQGTNKPDTITLKSFKPETQSGTQKSKNQRTVTLEFPAGVGGNVAPAVSYRLIASAADRDAFPIGSKPQLGTLMRNGLPNSGAGLPLIGGWEGQQPSPVKVTDFQVRCGFARGVTCNFAQYYQDKSTACWAPDSGNALGDLGWEIGNLRVIEVTIKYIVIDRGGGADYPNPAGYPGPDPRRGTGMTIKGFGLVGDSTYGPWAMGGSQTITVAPRNIVLGQYLGPPN
- a CDS encoding nitroreductase; this encodes MDLIEALRRRHSIRAFKDESIARDLLEQTLSDASRAPSALNMQPWEIHMVLNEERKRLSRRLIRAFRERSISCGPGAVRPLPDRFMQRGRACADAMTPLVERSGSDFKTCINEGSLNFYGAPAVALLFMDESFPPERMADIGVFAGYLVLAAAGHGLASCPIGLVRAYEDEIKDHLNIPEEKQLIVSVALGKADPMAPINEFRSSRAELKELVRWIG